The DNA sequence TTCAAATCATTTGAATCATTTGAATCTGTGGCATTATAAAAAAAAGTTTGAGAACTAACCACCCCAAACTCATCACAAAAAAAACATTGCAAACTACTAACTATCATGACTTTCAAAAACCAATTAACCAAAAAACACCGCTGGAACTACTGTGGTATTTTTATAAGTACGCTACTTATACCCCTAAACGCAATTAGCCAGCAGTTACCCAAAATCCTAAACACGCAACAAAAATCAGCAATCCCTTACCTACCCGATTTTAGTTATGTAGGCTATCATTTTGGAGAAACAAACTTACCTGAAGTTCAAGGAAAAATAATCAATGCGGTCGATTTTGGTGTAAAAGCAAATGATGAATTAGACGATTCGAAAGCTTTACTAAAAGCAATAAAAGCAGCCAATGCAATCGAAGGAAATGTCATTTTGCAATTGCCCGCAGGAAGAATCATTTTAAGCACCATTTTATACCTCGAAAGAAGCAATTTTGTGTTACGCGGCACAGGATCGGGCAAAAACGGAACAGAGTTCTATTGTCCGAGACCAATGATGTACTTAAAAGACCCTGAATCATTAGCCGAATTAAGGGAATACCTGACTACTTTTGACAAAAGACAGCGGGAGAACGAAAACAATATCGACTTGGCTTTTTCGCAATACGCCTGGTCCGGAGGTTTTATCTGGACACAGATTCCAAATGAGCGCGTAAAATCCTATCTTGATAAATACGAACCCACTCCAATTGTCCTGGCAAAAGTCAGCAGTGGTACTATGGGTGAGCATACCATAACCGTTTCAGACATAAACGGGTTGAAAGTAGGCGATGTCGTAGAATTACAATTATTTAATAAGGACGGCGAAAATGGCGAAATTATTAAAGATTTATACCAAGGTGCTCCTGTAAAACCGGGTTCACACCATTGGAAATTTCCAAAATTACCCATCGTAAGACAACAAGTTGAAATTACTAAAATTTCAGGTTCTAAAATCACGCTAAAAACACCTTTGACTATTGGGATCAAACCCAGTTATCAGGCACAATTGGTAGAATGGAAACATTTAAACGAAGTCGGAATTGAACATCTGCGTTTTACATTTCCGGATATTCCGAGAGTAGCACATCACGTTGAACCGGGAAATAATGGTATTTTTCTAACCCGTGTTTTTAACAGTTGGGTCAAAGATGTAACCATAACCAATGCAGACAGCGGAATTTTGGCAGAAGAGATCGCCAACGTCACCATACAAGATATCGTAACCGACGGAAATCATATGGCACATTACACCGTTACTTTAGGGGGTGTACATAATGTTTTAGTAAAGAATCTAAAGGTGTACAATAAAGCCGTTCATCCTTTAAGTTTCAACACATTTGCTACTAAAAACGTGTATCAAAATTGCGAGGTTTTTGCAGATCCGCTTTTGGATCAACACTCGGGTGCCAATCATCAGAATTTATTCGATCATATAACGATTCATTTAACTCCGGATAACACCAACAGTTATGCTTTGTTTGGTGGTGGCGGTGCCGACTATTGGAAACCTTCACACGGTCCCTACAGTACTTTTTGGAATCTGAATGTACAGGTTTCAAACCCCGAAGAGCATACCAAACCGGTTTTACTTTACGGCATGAAAGACGGCCCTTTCGCCAGAATTATAGGAGTAACTGGAAATACAACATTCGAAGTAAAATACGACCCCGAGCCCTACATTGAATTTTTAAATGAGTCTATGGAGAAAGTACCTTCTTTATATGATTATCAATTAAAAAAACGATTAAAATAAGTTTAGGTAAAACTGTATCATTTACAATCTAGCTAAATCACAAAGAGTAAAGAGTAAAGAGTAAAGAATATAGAGCAAAGAATATAGAATATAGAATACTTTGATCAAATAAAAACTTTGCGCCTTAGCGCCTTTGTGGCTCCCCCCCCCCCACCATTATTTTCACAATATAATTCGAATGCTATGAAAAAAAAAATAGCTCTTCTAGTTTTAGTCCTCATCACGGGAAATCTATTTTCTCAAAATAAATACCGTCTTAAAAATATCTCGACAACCGATGGTCTTTCGCAAAGTTCTGTCATTGCCATACATCAGGATAAATTAGGGCAAATGTGGTTTGGTACGCGGGACGGACTCAATAAATACGACGGAAGCAAGTTTACCATTTTTAGAAATGACATTTCAGACAAAGCAACAATTAGCAATAATGATATTCTGGCGATTGAAGAAGACAATTCGGGGAAAATATGGGTCGGAACTTATAATGGCCTCAACTGCTACGATCCTGTTTCTAATACTTTCAAGAGGTATTTGCACTCCAATACCAACCACACCATTAGTAGTAATGCTGTTTGGTGTATCAAAGAAATTGGCAATGAACTTTGGTTTGGAACCTCAAAAGGCTTGAGTATTTTCAATAAAAAAACCAAGCTGTTTACTTCTGTTTTCCATTCAGATACCGATACCTCAACTTTGCCAAGCAATAATATTCTGACTATTATAAAAACCAAAAAACAGGAAATCTGGATTGGCACAACAAAAGGTTTATGCCGACTTACAAGCAGAAATAACGGAAAATTAACCTTTAAAAATTATCCACTAAACACTACTGATTTACTTAATGTTCAAACCATTGCAGAAGACGCGCAAGGTGATTTATGGATCGGTACCAAAAACAAAGCGCTTTTAAAACTCGATATAAAAACGCGTCAATTTGTTTCTTTTTTACCGAATGAAAAATACAAAGAAATAAACGCAGACATTCGTTCATTAGCCATTGACAATCAAGGTTCGTTATGGATTGGCGCTTATGATGGAATCTATATTTACGGCAAAGATAAAAGTCTGCAGAAAATCAATAACAGCAATAATAGCAACGGAATTGACAAAGTAAAATCAGTTTTTATCGATAAAAAAGGTTCTGTTTGGATCGGCTGTTATTACAAAGGCGTAAACATCTGGGATGTATCTAATGTCAATTTTTCGAATTACAATCAGAATTCAAAAAAAATCCCAATGAGTTTTGATGTCATCAGTTCGATCATCACCGACAAAAACAAAAATATCTACTTTGGCACAGAAGGCGGTGGAATAACCATTTACAACCCAAATACATCGGCAACAAGTTATATCAATAGCAGCACTGGACAAAGCAATAAAAATGATATCAAATCGATGTCGCTTTCTCCCGATAATATCTTGTGGATTGGTACATTTTCTAAAGGTTTATCAGCTTACAACACCCTTTCAAAAAGAATTGAAGACAACCGCATCAGTTCGGAATTAAGCGCATTAGTAAAAGAAACCGGTGTCTATTCTATCAAAACGGAAGCCAACGGAATTGTTTGGATCGGAACTTTCGGAAAAGGTTTGATTCGATACAATTCTATTGACAAAACCTTTGTCCTTGTAGGAAACGATAACACAAAAGCCAATTTTCTAACAAACAATATTATCCGAACTCTTCTAATTGATCAAAAAAAGAGACTTTGGGTCGGAACTCAAAATGGACTTAATTGCATCTCGTTGAACAATTTCAAACCCAATCATTATTCTATACAGCATTACTTTTTTGATAAACCTTCTTTGTCGGGAGATGATATACTCACGCTATATCAGGACAGTCAGAACAAAATATGGGTGGGTACAAAAGCAAAAGGACTGCATTATTTTGATGGAAAAAGATTTCAGAAAATCAATCTAAAAGTCGGAAACACTGTCATTACTTCGATACATTCGATTTTAGAAGATGGTGACAAAAACCTATGGGTAAGCACGAATCAGGGGATTTTAAAATACAGTACCACTCAAAAAACGGTTGCTTTATATGATCAAAAAGATGGTTTGGCAAGTAATGAATTCAATGATAATTCGGCCTTAAAGCTGGACGCTACTCAATTTTATTTTGGAAGCCCGTCCGGAGCTACGTTTTTTGACGCCAAAAAAATTGTCCTGAACCGATATTCGCCACAGGTTTTAATTACAAGTCTCAAAATTAAAAATAAAACGATAAATCCAAATGACACACCGGAAATTTTAGAGAAAGGCATCAGTTACACCAAAAACATAACGCTCGATTATGACAAGGCTAATTTTTCTATCAGTTATGCCATTCCAAATTACATCCGATCAAAAAACAATCAGTACAGTTACCGCTTAATTGGTCTGGAAAACAACTGGACGACAACCAAAAATACCGAGGCCATATTTGCCATTCAAAACCCGGGAACTTATGTTTTTGAAGTAAGAGGTGCCAACAATGACGGGGTCTGGAACAGCACTCCCACTACACTTACCGTCACTGTAAATCCTGCGCCTTGGCGAAGTATTTGGGCTTTTTTATTGTATGGAATAACAATTGGACTTGGATTATATGGATTGATGTGGATTATTAAATCAAAAGCCACATTAAAACAAAAACTGGAATTAGAATATCTGGAAACCAAACGCATTGAAGAAAACAATCGTATCAAATTGGATTTCTTTACGAACATTTCGCACGAATTCAGAACACCGCTGACCTTGATTCTTGGCCCCTTGCAACAAATATTGGCGGACTATAACGGAACCAACGAAATGTACAAAAAACTGTTGGTTATAGAAGGAAGTGCCAATCATCTTTTGAGTCTGATTAACCGATTAATGGATTTCAGAAAACTAGAAAGCCATAAGGTCACCTTGGAATCTGCCAATGGAAATATTGTAAAATTTACTAAAGAAATCTTTCTGTCTTTTATAGAATATGCCAAAGATGGCGGCTACCAGTACACTTTCGAATCTTCACATGAGGAAATTCAGGTGTATTTTGATCGCTACAAATTAGAGCGTGTTTTCTATAACCTGATTTCAAATGCCTTTAGATATACGCCAAAAGGAGGTGTTATTGCAATCAAAATAAGTCAGAACGCAGAAAACTTATTCATTGCGGTAGAAGATTCGGGGGTTGGAATTGCTCAGGAGCATATTGATAAAATTTTTGATTTATTTTTTGAAATTCCAACCCACAACAACGTTCAGAAAAATTACAATAAAGGCACCGGAATTGGGTTGTCGATTGTAAAAAACATTGTAAAACTTCATAAAGGAACCATAAATGTCGTCAACAAAAAAACGGAAGGTATCATTTTTACGGTCACACTTCCATTAGGGAAAGAACATCTTCGACCAGAAGAAATCATTAAGGATTTTAGAATCAGCGATGCTATTGAACAGTATACAGCACAACTAGTTCCTAATGAAACAACAGAACCGGAAGACATTGACGATTATGTAGTGAATGCCGAAAAACAAACGATACTACTTGTGGAAGACCATAAAGTACTGAGAGACTTCATGAAAAATCTGCTTAAAAAAGAGTATAACATTCTGGTTGCCGACAACGGAAAAACGGCCTTAGAAAAAGCCATTCAATATGTGCCTAATTTAATTATCAGTGATGTAATTATGCCTGAAATGGTCGGTACCGAGCTTTGTTCCAAAATAAAGGAAAACCTGAAAACCAGTCATATTCCTGTAATATTACTGACTTCACGATCCTCTTTGGTTTACAAATTTGAAGGATTGGAAAGTGGCGCTGATGATTATATCAGTAAACCTTTTAATTTAATTGAATTTAAACTCCGTATTAAAAATCTCCTCCATTCAACGGAACGATTAAAAGCAAAATTCTCAAGCGAAGACAATTTTGTTCCGGCAGAAATAACGGTATCTTCCATAGACGAAGCACTATTAAAAAAAGCCTTCCGTATTGTAGAGGACAATATCTCCAACGAGCAATTTGACATTCCTTTTTTCTGCTCCGAACTAGGAGTAAGTCGCACGATGTTATTTCTAAAAGTAAAAGCTTGGACGAACTTCACGCCAAATGAATTCATTCATGAAATAAGATTAAAACGAGCCGCCCAATTGTTGGAGCAAAACAAACTAAACGTTTCTGAAGTCAGTTATAAGGTAGGTTTTAACAACCCCAAATACTTTAGCAAATGTTTTCAAAAAAGATATGGAAAAACTCCGTCACAATTTGCTGACAAATTTTCTAAACCGTTGTCCGTATTTTAAAAAGTCCTTTATTTTCAGGGCTTAAAAAAGGGTGTCTGTATTTTTAGATACCCTTTTTTGTACTTCTATATCGCTTGTGCCTAATACATTTGTGGTATGAAAGTCAAAAAAACAAAATTCATATTACTCCAAATTCTCTTCATGATGCTGATAATAGGAATGAGTTTATTGCTTTTTTATTTTAGCTAACATTAACCTTTAAACCAAAAAATGAATGTTTACAAACCAAAAAATTAAGTCGTTTAAATGGTGTTTCCTCGTACTCTTTTTACTGGGAATTACTATTGTGAATGCACAGGAGAGAAAAGTCACCGGAAAAGTTACTTCCAGTGAAGACTTACTCGGGCTTCCTGGTGCTAATGTATATATCAAGGGATCTTCTGTAGGAGCCACTGCCGATATGGATGGGAATTATGCTGTTTTTGTTTCAGAAAAAAATGCTGTACTTGTTTTCAACTTTATAGGATATCAGTCGGTCGAAATTCCGGTCGGAAATAAAACCGTTGTCAATATTAGTCTAAAACCCGATACCAAAAATCTGGATGAAGTAATTGTGATCGGTTATGGAACCCGCAAAAAGAGCGACATTACAGGTTCTGTATCTTCTGTAACGGCAAAAGAATTAACTGCCTATCCCTTATTAAATGCAGAACAAGCTTTACAAGGGCGTGCAGCGGGGGTTTCTGTACAATCCAATAATGGTGGTGAACCGGGCGCTCCGATAAAAATCAGAGTTCGTGGAGGTACTTCGATTAATGCCAGTGGAGACGCGCTTGTTGTGGTGGATGGTTTTGCAGGGGTTTCTATGCCTGCACCTCAGGACATCGCCTCTATTGAAGTATTAAAAGATGCCTCAGCAACTGCTATTTACGGATCAAGGGGATCTAACGGGGTTATTATTGTTACCACCAAAAAAGGAAAACCGGGAAAACCGGTTATTGAATTCAGCAATTCAACTTCCGTACAATCTGTCAATAACAAATTGGATTTATTAAATGCCGATCAGTTTGTAGCGTACCGAAAAAGTTTTACTACACATACAGCAGGACCAGCAAACACAGACTGGCAGGATGTCATTTATCGTGATGGAATGATTTCGAATAATCAATTGTCTTTTTCCGGAGGATCGGAAAAAGTAAGGTATTACGTTTCAGGAAATTATTTCAATCAAAATGGCGTTGTAATTAATTCCGGAATTGATAAATACTCCATTGTAAGCAATTTAGAAGCCGATTTAAGCGACCGATTTAAAGTAGGTTTGAATACCTTTCAAAGCAAACAAAATAAAGAAGGAATTATTTCTCAAACCGGTGCAGGCGGAACCGGAGCTGCCGGTGTAATTGCTGCTGCTTACCGTTTTATGCCGGATCAGGGCATCTACAAACCTGACGGAAGCTATACTTCTACTGCTCCTATTGGGGATGATATTGACAATCCGTATGCAACAGCGATGGAAAATGTTTTAGAAACCGTTTCTGTAGTAAGCAGAAATAATTTCTTCGCCACTTATAAAATCACACCTGACCTCGAATTTAAAACCACTTTAGGTTTATCGGATTCCAACTCTCAAACCGGAAGATTTATTCCGTCCACTTTAATTGCAGGGAAAAATATCAAAGGAGAAGCTTCTGTAAGCAACAACCGAAATTCCTCCTTCCTGACCGAAAATTATCTGACGTATAAAAAAGAGATTATCACAAAAGGAATCCTGACTGTTCTTGGAGGGTACTCCTATCAGAAAAACAAAAACGAAACTTCTTTTGCGGCCTCAAGAGGATTTTTGACCAATACCAATTCCTATCATAATTTAGGGGCCGGAACAGTCTTTTTAAAACCGGATTCTTCTTTATCAGAAACCGAGTTGATCTCCGCTTTCGGAAGGCTAAACTTTGATTACGACGATAAGTACTTACTAACGTTTACGGCCAGACGTGACGGTTCATCGAGTTTCAGTAAAAACTATAAATATGGAACTTTCCCATCGGGAGCCATTGGCTGGAACATCGCTAAAGAACAGTTCTTAAAAGACAATAAAACGATTTCTAATCTTAAACTAAGAGCCAGTTATGGTGCTACAGGAAATCCTTCTATCGGTGCTTATTCTACGCTGTCCAGATTTTCTGAGATATATGATGTGAGTGGTGACGTAATTGTAAATGCAGTTCAATTAACATCATTGGATAATCCAAACTTAAAATGGGAGACTTCCTATCAACAAGATTACGGGATCGATTTAGGTTTGTTTGATAATCGCATAAGTTTAACCGCCGATTATTATAAAACGATTACCAAAGACTTGCTGTTCAACAGACCTTTACCGGGAGTTTCAGGAATTGCTTCGCAACTTCAGAATGTTGGAGAACTAGAAAATAAAGGTTGGGAATTAGGCATTAACTCTAAAAACTTTATCGGAGCCGATTTTACCTGGTCGACCAGTTTTAATATTTCATCCAACAAAAATAAAGTATTGAAATTAGCCGATAACAAAGACCTTCTTATCAACTCGACACCGGGGCATTTCCTTGCAACGGAATCTCAGATTTTGAGAGTTGGACAGCCGGTTGGTTCCTTCTTCGGATTTGTTTATGATGGTGTGATTCAACAGGGAGAAACCGTACTTCCGGGGAATTTTGAAACCGCTCCGGGTGGAGAAAAATTCAAAGATGTAAATGGTGACGGAAAATTAGATTCGAACGACAAGACCATTATCGGAAATCCAAATCCGAACTTCATCTTCGGTTTAAACAATGATTTCACCTATAAAAATTTAGACTTAAATATTTTCTTCCAAGGTTCAGAAGGGAATCAAATTCTGAATTATACTTTAATGGAATTGGCTTCAGGCAACAATAATGCAACAACAGAAGTTTTAGACGCCTGGACTCCTACGCACACCGACACCAATGTTCCGGCCAATGCAGCGAGAACCAAAAGAGTAACGTCAAGATTTGTATACGATGCAAGTTATATCCGTTTGAAAAACATCTCACTTGGATACAGCTTAAATGAAAAAATTGTTTCGAAAATGGGGCTGAGCAAAGTCCGTTTTTTCATCAGTGCGCAAAATATCTGGACCATTACCGACTATCCGGGTTCTGATCCGGAGGGCAATTATCTGAATGATACCAATGCCAGAAGTAATACCAATTTGGGTCTGGAATATGGAAGTTACCCAAATGTGAGAACATTTACGTTCGGATTTAATTTAAAATTTTAGTCAAATACCATCACTATCATGAAAAAATATATCGCTTTTATTTTCCTGGGAATATTCGCCTTCGGATGCTCTGATTTAGAAGAACATCCCGTAGGAATCATTCGTCCGGATAACTTTTTTAATAATACAGACGATTTGCAAGCTGCTGTAAATGGAAGTTTTGCCAACATAGCCCACAACAACTACTGGGGAAGAGAGTTTACCATTGCCCTGATGCTTAGAGATGATATGTCCGATATTGGAGACCGAACCACTCAGGCAGCAAGGATTGATGTAAACGATTTTAGAATGAACGACACCAATGCACTGGTTGCCAACTTCTGGCCACAATCGTTTATCATCATTGCCGCAGCCAATCAGGCGATCGAAGGCGCTAAAAAAACGCCCGGTGATCCTGCAAAAGTAAACGCCATTGTTGCTCAGGCTTATTTCGCACGAGCTTTTACTTACTATCATTTGGTTCGCATCTTTGGAGATGTTCCGTATATCGATTTTGCCGTAAACGAAGTTTCACAGGTCGATAAATTAAGCCGAACCAAAGAAGCAGTAGTATATGCCAAAATCATTGAAGATTTGGAATTTGCAAAAAAATGGCTGGACGACAAACCAAAAGTAAAAGCCGTTCCCGGAAAAGGAACTGCAGCAGGTTATTTGGCTTCGGTGTATTTAACTTTAGGAAATTATCAAAAAGCCTATGATGAAGCCAAATACGTTATTACCAATGAGGCAAAATTTGGTTTAGGGTTGGATGCCGATTTTCAGGATTTATTTAATGCTACAAAAGCAGCAACACTAAAAGAGCCTTTATTTACAATTGATTTTAACAACTTAACCTCCGGAAATTACGGTCAGGACTATACCGCCTTTTTTACAGGTTCCTTAAAAGATGACAGTTACAGTTACGGACAGGGGTTTTCTGTGGCTGTACCTTCTTTAAAAGTTTTTAACGACTGGGATCAGAGAGATTACAGAAGAGCGGTAAGTTTTGACACTATCATCAGAAAAAAAACAGGCCCGGGTGGTGCTTTGCAAATTTATCCGTCAAGCGATAACGAAAAAGCCCCACGCCCTCATATTGCCAAATACTATCGTTTTCCGGGTAAAGCAGGTGCTAACGGAAGAACTTCCCAACACAACTACATCACGATGCGTTATGCCGAGGTATTGCTAACGGCTGCTGAGGCTTTAAACGAAATTAGTCCGGGAACTTCAGAAGCGGATGGTTATGTAAACCGAGTGCGTGCCAGAGCCAGAAACAAAGCAGGCAGACAAGTTTCTTTTCCCGCAAATGTAACACCTGGATTATCTAAAACCGATTTCAGGAAAATGGTGGTTGATGAAAGAAGATTAGAATTGGCGTTTGAATACATTAGATGGTACGATATTAAAAGACTTAAAAATGGCCCTGAAGTATTTGGTCCAAATGGTTTTGAGCCTCACGCCAATTTTGATTCCAACAGAGATTATTTGTTCGCATTGCCGGGAACTGAGTTGGCGATAAATCCAAACTTAGCACCAAATAACCCTGGCTATTAAAACATTATATTAAATTTACTTATGACTAAAGTTAATCACATACTTTTTGTTCTTGGGTTTGCATGGCTGCTTACAGCGTGCAAATCCGGGAATAATTCTCAGACTAATGTAACTGCATCTTCCGGTAATCTGCTTGAAACCCGTTATAAAATGATGTTGGAATATCCCGTAGATTCGATGGCAATGCCACGCAGCATGACCCCGGAATCCAATCTCATAAAGAAAGTACCTTCGCGAGATTGGACCAGTGGTTTTTTTGCCGGAAACTTATGGCAATTGTATCGACTAACAGGCAATTCCGAATACAAAAAACAGGCAGAAAAGTGGACGCCATTCAGCAAAAAAGAAAGTGTAAATCGTGGCTCTCATGATGTTGGATTTAAGGTGTATTGTGCCTTTGGAGAAGGTTTAAAAGTAGTCGATAATCCGGAATACAAAAAAACGATTATCAAAGGAGCTGAAACCTTATGTACGCGTTTTAATGAAAATGTAGGTGCGATCCGTTCCTGGGATTTCAATAAAGACATTTGGGAATATCCGGTAATCATTGATAATATGATGAATTTGGAATTACTTTTTGAGGCTACTAAATTATCCGGTAACAAAAAGTATCAGGATATCGCCATCAAACATGCCAATACCACACTCAAAAATCAATTTAGAAAAGACAACAGCTGTTACCATGTGGTGGTTTACGACACCATTACGGGAGCTGTAAAAAAGAAAACGACTTTACAGGGATACAATGACGATTCGGCTTGGGCACGAGGTCAGGCTTGGGCGGTTTACGGATTTACCATGTCGTAT is a window from the Flavobacterium cupriresistens genome containing:
- a CDS encoding SusC/RagA family TonB-linked outer membrane protein, with product MFTNQKIKSFKWCFLVLFLLGITIVNAQERKVTGKVTSSEDLLGLPGANVYIKGSSVGATADMDGNYAVFVSEKNAVLVFNFIGYQSVEIPVGNKTVVNISLKPDTKNLDEVIVIGYGTRKKSDITGSVSSVTAKELTAYPLLNAEQALQGRAAGVSVQSNNGGEPGAPIKIRVRGGTSINASGDALVVVDGFAGVSMPAPQDIASIEVLKDASATAIYGSRGSNGVIIVTTKKGKPGKPVIEFSNSTSVQSVNNKLDLLNADQFVAYRKSFTTHTAGPANTDWQDVIYRDGMISNNQLSFSGGSEKVRYYVSGNYFNQNGVVINSGIDKYSIVSNLEADLSDRFKVGLNTFQSKQNKEGIISQTGAGGTGAAGVIAAAYRFMPDQGIYKPDGSYTSTAPIGDDIDNPYATAMENVLETVSVVSRNNFFATYKITPDLEFKTTLGLSDSNSQTGRFIPSTLIAGKNIKGEASVSNNRNSSFLTENYLTYKKEIITKGILTVLGGYSYQKNKNETSFAASRGFLTNTNSYHNLGAGTVFLKPDSSLSETELISAFGRLNFDYDDKYLLTFTARRDGSSSFSKNYKYGTFPSGAIGWNIAKEQFLKDNKTISNLKLRASYGATGNPSIGAYSTLSRFSEIYDVSGDVIVNAVQLTSLDNPNLKWETSYQQDYGIDLGLFDNRISLTADYYKTITKDLLFNRPLPGVSGIASQLQNVGELENKGWELGINSKNFIGADFTWSTSFNISSNKNKVLKLADNKDLLINSTPGHFLATESQILRVGQPVGSFFGFVYDGVIQQGETVLPGNFETAPGGEKFKDVNGDGKLDSNDKTIIGNPNPNFIFGLNNDFTYKNLDLNIFFQGSEGNQILNYTLMELASGNNNATTEVLDAWTPTHTDTNVPANAARTKRVTSRFVYDASYIRLKNISLGYSLNEKIVSKMGLSKVRFFISAQNIWTITDYPGSDPEGNYLNDTNARSNTNLGLEYGSYPNVRTFTFGFNLKF
- a CDS encoding RagB/SusD family nutrient uptake outer membrane protein, with the translated sequence MKKYIAFIFLGIFAFGCSDLEEHPVGIIRPDNFFNNTDDLQAAVNGSFANIAHNNYWGREFTIALMLRDDMSDIGDRTTQAARIDVNDFRMNDTNALVANFWPQSFIIIAAANQAIEGAKKTPGDPAKVNAIVAQAYFARAFTYYHLVRIFGDVPYIDFAVNEVSQVDKLSRTKEAVVYAKIIEDLEFAKKWLDDKPKVKAVPGKGTAAGYLASVYLTLGNYQKAYDEAKYVITNEAKFGLGLDADFQDLFNATKAATLKEPLFTIDFNNLTSGNYGQDYTAFFTGSLKDDSYSYGQGFSVAVPSLKVFNDWDQRDYRRAVSFDTIIRKKTGPGGALQIYPSSDNEKAPRPHIAKYYRFPGKAGANGRTSQHNYITMRYAEVLLTAAEALNEISPGTSEADGYVNRVRARARNKAGRQVSFPANVTPGLSKTDFRKMVVDERRLELAFEYIRWYDIKRLKNGPEVFGPNGFEPHANFDSNRDYLFALPGTELAINPNLAPNNPGY
- a CDS encoding two-component regulator propeller domain-containing protein — protein: MKKKIALLVLVLITGNLFSQNKYRLKNISTTDGLSQSSVIAIHQDKLGQMWFGTRDGLNKYDGSKFTIFRNDISDKATISNNDILAIEEDNSGKIWVGTYNGLNCYDPVSNTFKRYLHSNTNHTISSNAVWCIKEIGNELWFGTSKGLSIFNKKTKLFTSVFHSDTDTSTLPSNNILTIIKTKKQEIWIGTTKGLCRLTSRNNGKLTFKNYPLNTTDLLNVQTIAEDAQGDLWIGTKNKALLKLDIKTRQFVSFLPNEKYKEINADIRSLAIDNQGSLWIGAYDGIYIYGKDKSLQKINNSNNSNGIDKVKSVFIDKKGSVWIGCYYKGVNIWDVSNVNFSNYNQNSKKIPMSFDVISSIITDKNKNIYFGTEGGGITIYNPNTSATSYINSSTGQSNKNDIKSMSLSPDNILWIGTFSKGLSAYNTLSKRIEDNRISSELSALVKETGVYSIKTEANGIVWIGTFGKGLIRYNSIDKTFVLVGNDNTKANFLTNNIIRTLLIDQKKRLWVGTQNGLNCISLNNFKPNHYSIQHYFFDKPSLSGDDILTLYQDSQNKIWVGTKAKGLHYFDGKRFQKINLKVGNTVITSIHSILEDGDKNLWVSTNQGILKYSTTQKTVALYDQKDGLASNEFNDNSALKLDATQFYFGSPSGATFFDAKKIVLNRYSPQVLITSLKIKNKTINPNDTPEILEKGISYTKNITLDYDKANFSISYAIPNYIRSKNNQYSYRLIGLENNWTTTKNTEAIFAIQNPGTYVFEVRGANNDGVWNSTPTTLTVTVNPAPWRSIWAFLLYGITIGLGLYGLMWIIKSKATLKQKLELEYLETKRIEENNRIKLDFFTNISHEFRTPLTLILGPLQQILADYNGTNEMYKKLLVIEGSANHLLSLINRLMDFRKLESHKVTLESANGNIVKFTKEIFLSFIEYAKDGGYQYTFESSHEEIQVYFDRYKLERVFYNLISNAFRYTPKGGVIAIKISQNAENLFIAVEDSGVGIAQEHIDKIFDLFFEIPTHNNVQKNYNKGTGIGLSIVKNIVKLHKGTINVVNKKTEGIIFTVTLPLGKEHLRPEEIIKDFRISDAIEQYTAQLVPNETTEPEDIDDYVVNAEKQTILLVEDHKVLRDFMKNLLKKEYNILVADNGKTALEKAIQYVPNLIISDVIMPEMVGTELCSKIKENLKTSHIPVILLTSRSSLVYKFEGLESGADDYISKPFNLIEFKLRIKNLLHSTERLKAKFSSEDNFVPAEITVSSIDEALLKKAFRIVEDNISNEQFDIPFFCSELGVSRTMLFLKVKAWTNFTPNEFIHEIRLKRAAQLLEQNKLNVSEVSYKVGFNNPKYFSKCFQKRYGKTPSQFADKFSKPLSVF
- a CDS encoding glycoside hydrolase family 88 protein, with product MTKVNHILFVLGFAWLLTACKSGNNSQTNVTASSGNLLETRYKMMLEYPVDSMAMPRSMTPESNLIKKVPSRDWTSGFFAGNLWQLYRLTGNSEYKKQAEKWTPFSKKESVNRGSHDVGFKVYCAFGEGLKVVDNPEYKKTIIKGAETLCTRFNENVGAIRSWDFNKDIWEYPVIIDNMMNLELLFEATKLSGNKKYQDIAIKHANTTLKNQFRKDNSCYHVVVYDTITGAVKKKTTLQGYNDDSAWARGQAWAVYGFTMSYRYTKDKAYIDQAEATAKFFMTNKNLPEDGIPYWDFNDPGIPNAARDVSAATIMASALYELYGYTKNKTYLAYANKVIQTLNSDQYILDSKINAPFIFGHSTGNWPKHDEIDEPIIYADYYFLEAVLRKKDL